One segment of Babylonia areolata isolate BAREFJ2019XMU chromosome 24, ASM4173473v1, whole genome shotgun sequence DNA contains the following:
- the LOC143298770 gene encoding uncharacterized protein LOC143298770 — protein sequence MAGDTDGSVQKRYLTACLQALQNAKTDTEKFAALLMVAKVVKAQDCTANDKKQILNAVGFAFLIRLFRTKEVPEGCSSLIFKSVAVNVLSAVLEDPSMASDKQMSQIAPYLKEILESAHIKKHEEEKELLCEMARDTISIVSKMACTPGGGQMLMDLEYPSVCVQILHSKPEEETFVMIQTLLILLHCHFGSEVWTRTEGLFEQYLTILGRCISDCEDKSLFNICELTTHILSYAPEKRRKETCAVAVQLILKKLSSVIRSKLGVPQRQTVVALVNQLVVCFGVECLLPPAFPDHKAFLLALSLTCVEIRMAVENVTEDQVRKSASRLCLHYNTLETMLNFLCEHDESHDLPLAADMFCKAHDALLTAAQGIFYFLQQIDSGYLAIPLQDPLTVASVRMVAAISSQAFTEVKENIMNVLPFLVKLCQTEVGPAPTSTAEVKVTDTDRRENEGGAAAVNRTAGGVTEPHITNPGASSAVPERRSCSCVSDRLAGLQIQPGGAAQSTDSPPSTGKADTESCASKDKHETCSCQQMINACCGSEDCVAEDMGSSAETGNSVVDECVGEGRKLPSSGFQSCDSKREEEGQGGKRGKRSTSARADLVSREVMLPTTLEELTVWICSMVDSSCVQLPSLDVIKFLLPVFQEACEEEETKHVFVELCGHTVLADFLLKRLPVLRTLHGSFCEREQMTDCQALELLSQLVTEEEGLGQADPFTRLLNTALTTVPQLDEIPELYVYKAHWTAAGLSLLRVRASQHETCEKERVSLFFQSAVRYVCQAPVCTAGYEETGAKRWHDVQDVWMMALQNLTALIPCFPELTELFLQHKFSQTAANVLQTSPGSVIKADSVPIVEKLVKTLAQRDH from the exons ATGGCAGGCGACACAGACGGTTCTGTTCAAAAAAGATACTTAACTGCTTGTCTTCAGGCGTTGCAAAATGCAAAAACTGACACAGAGAAGTTCGCGGCACTCCTTATG GTGGCAAAAGTGGTCAAGGCCCAAGACTGTACAGCAAATGACAAAAAGCAGATATTGAATGCTGTGGGGTTTGCCTTCTTAATCAGACTCTTCAGAACAA AGGAAGTGCCTGAAGGTTGTTCATCATTGATCTTCAAATCTGTTGCTGTCAATGTGCTGTCAGCTGTACTGGAAGACCCTAGTATG GCTTCTGATAAACAAATGTCTCAAATTGCTCCTTACCTGAAGGAAATCTTGGAATCAGCTCATAT CAAGaagcatgaagaagaaaaagagctgcTGTGTGAGATGGCCAGGGACACCATCAGCATTGTGTCCAAAATGGCGTGCACACCAGGTGGTGGTCAGATGTTGATGGACCTTGAGTACCCATCAGTATGTGTTCAGATCCTTCACAGTAAACCAGAAG AGGAAACCTTTGTGATGATCCAAACATTGCTGATCCTGCTGCATTGCCATTTTGGGTCTGAAGTGTGGACAAGGACTGAGGGTTTGTTTGAGCAATACCTTACTATCCTTGGACGATGCATTTCAGATTGTGAG GACAAATCACTGTTCAACATATGTgaactgacaacacacatactCAGCTATGCTCCAGAG aaaaggagaaaggaaacTTGTGCCGTGGCTGTGCAGCTCATTTTGAAAAAGTTATCTTCAGTGATCAGATCCAAACTTG GTGTGCCGCAGCGACAGACAGTAGTGGCTCTGGTGAACCAGCTGGTGGTTTGTTTCGGCGTGGAGTGTCTCCTGCCCCCAGCCTTCCCAGACCACAAGGCGTTTCTGCTGGCTCTGAGCCTCACCTGCGTGGAGATCCGCATGGCTGTGGAAAATGTGACGGAGGATCAG GTGCGGAAGAGTGCCAGCAGGCTGTGCCTGCACTACAACACCCTGGAGACAATGCTCAACTTCCTCTGTGAGCATGATGAGAGCCATGACCTCCCACTGGCTGCTGACATGTTCTGCAAGGCCCACGATGCCCTGCTCACTGCTGCCCAAGGTATCTTCTATTTTCTGCAGCAGATCGACAGCGGATATCTGGCCATT cCTCTTCAGGATCCTCTGACAGTGGCTTCCGTTCGCATGGTTGCTGCCATTTCTTCCCAGGCCTTCACCGAGGTCAAGGAGAACATCATGAATGTTCTGCCGTTCTTGGTTAAACTATG TCAAACTGAAGTTGGCCCAGCACCAACCTCCACAGCAGAGGTCAAGGTCACTGACACAGACCgtagagagaatgaaggaggtgCTGCAGCAGTGAACAGGACTGCTGGAGGAGTCACGGAGCCACACATCACAAACCCAGGTGCCTCATCTGCTGTGCCAGAGAGACGCTCCTGCTCCTGCGTGTCAGACAGACTGGCAGGACTGCAGATACAGCCAGGTGGTGcagcacagagcacagacagtccTCCTTCAACAGGCAAGGCTGATACGGAGAGCTGTGCCTCCAAGGATAAACATGAGACATGTTCTTGTCAGCAAATGATAAACGCGTGCTGCGGTTCTGAAGATTGCGTTGCTGAGGACATGGGCAGTTCTGCTGAAACGGGGAACTCTGTTGTTGATGAATGTGTAGGGGAAGGGAGAAAACTGCCGAGTTCAGGATTCCAGTCATGTGATTCCAAGCGTGAAGAAGAGGGgcagggtggaaagagagggaagagatctACGTCAGCCAGAGCGGATCTGGTGAGCAGAGAAGTCATGCTGCCCACAACGCTGGAAGAGCTGACTGTGTGGATCTGCAGCATGGTGGATAGTTCCTGTGTCCAGCTGCCCTCTCTGGATGTCATAAA gtttctaCTCCCTGTATTCCAAGAGGCCTGCGAAGAGGAAGAAACAAAGCATGTGTTTGTAGAGCTGTGTGGCCACACGGTGCTGGCTGATTTTCTCCTGAAGAGGCTTCCTGTTCTGAGAACCCTTCATGGCAGCTTTTGTGAACGGGAGCAG atgacaGATTGTCAGGCGCTGGAATTGCTGTCACAACTGGTGACGGAAGAAGAAGGGCTGGGTCAGGCTGACCCCTTCACCCGCCTGCTGAACACGGCTCTGACCACTGTGCCACAGCTTG atgaaATTCCAGAGCTGTATGTGTACAAGGCACATTGGACTGCTGCTGGGTTGAGTCTTTTGCGAGTGAGAGCCAGTCAACATGAGACAT GTGAAAAGGAGCGGGTCAGCCTGTTTTTCCAGAGTGCCGTGAGGTATGTGTGCCAGGCTCCCGTCTGTACAGCTGGTTATGAAGAGACTGGTGCAAAACGTTGGCACGACGTTCAGGACGTGTGGATGATGGCCCTTCAGA ATCTGACCGCCCTAATTCCCTGCTTCCCAGAGTTGACAGAATTGTTTCTGCAACACAAGTTCAGTCAGACTGCTGCAAATGTTCTCCAGACAAGTCCAG GGAGTGTGATCAAGGCAGACAGTGTGCCTATTGTGGAGAAGCTTGTGAAGACTCTGGCACAAAGAGACCACTAA
- the LOC143298832 gene encoding COMM domain-containing protein 4-like translates to MRFRFCGDLDCPDWVLAEISILSKLTSVKMKMLCIQVLKSMLGDQIDYDKVYKLTSDAKFEVGDVKASIAALTFILSSAAKYDCEDETLSSELQQLGLPKEHATSLCKSYSDAYHKLQAEFGNQSLRVSKLDSVQWRVDYILSSSELKDVSEPSVQIKLQMRNPDSKDATPVVFTVSASKFRILMNELRQANSMMENLAS, encoded by the exons ATG aGGTTTCGATTCTGTGGTGATCTTGACTGCCCTGATTGGGTGTTGGCTGAGATAAGCATTTTATCCAAGCTG ACTTCAGTCAAGATGAAGATGTTGTGTATTCAAGTGCTAAAAAGCATGCTTGGAGATCAGATTGAT TACGACAAAGTCTACAAACTGACTTCAGATGCCAAGTTTG AAGTGGGGGATGTGAAAGCCAGTATAGCGGCTTTGACCTTCATTCTTTCCAGTGCAGCCAAGTATGACTGTGAGGATGAGACCTTGTCCAGTGAATTGCAGCAGCTGGGGTTACCTAAAG AACATGCCACATCTTTATGCAAGTCATATTCAGATGCTTATCACAAGCTTCAAGCAGAGTTTGGAAACCAGAGTTTAAGAG TTTCCAAGTTGGACTCTGTGCAGTGGAGAGTGGATTATATTCTGAGTTCCAGTGAACTGAAG GACGTGAGTGAACCCAGCGTGCAGATCAAACTGCAGATGAGGAATCCGGATAGCAAAGATGCCACACCTGTGGTTTTCACTGTGTCTGCCAGCAAGTTCAGGATCCTAATGAATG AGCTGAGGCAGGCGAATTCCATGATGGAAAATCTGGCATCTTGA
- the LOC143298783 gene encoding uncharacterized protein LOC143298783, which translates to MKERQNKKTKKREKDESSFVKRKHSDEKMQSKNAGKRKQGAVKQSMNQTETQGTKFKRMKTVSSSPNVDQLEKQSRKRKRSKERQNGKELKEKPCTYDREKDCGSPAVKKLKEQAGPELTRKQKRNRKKNSSKKNKYKHLALNNKSSAQGNGASTSLCTAADDKDLNMKQSAVEPVTKLVTQADLSMAASSERPASAEQKVPKSQGSVSSAETPEASPKRKKKRKSKLQKVKESKKYTNLSSHTVTRNIPESDDDADDDDADDDDSVQETSDIENNDSHDRLRAVDRSEPTETVSSSSQKERSSNKPKAASALDKAREKLNAARFRFLNEQLYTSTGAEAFKLFHEDPEAFQVYHQGFQHQVTQWPVNPLDVIIKQIRQMPETTVVADFGCGDARLSESLPQNVVHSFDLVSTKPCVTACDIAKVPLEKSSVNVAVFCLSLMGTNLSDYLCEANRVLLKGGQLKISEVVSRFFSIGRFVKNVESLGFQLQKKVFLDKMFMLFTFKKVKDSSRKHAPRIQLKACLYKRR; encoded by the exons ATGAAAGAAaggcagaacaaaaaaacaaaaaagcgtgAGAAAGATGAATCATCCTTTGTGAAACGTAAGCATTCTGATGAAAAGATGCAGTCAAAAAATGCTGGAAAGAGAAAACAAGGTGCAGTCAAACAATCTATgaatcaaacagaaacacaaggaACAAAATTCAAAAGAATGAAAACTGTAAGTTCATCACCCAATGTCGACCAGTTAGAGAAACAGTCAAGGAAACGGAAAAGGAGCAAAGAACGCCAGAATggaaaagaactgaaagaaaagcCATGCACatatgacagagaaaaagactgtGGGTCCCCAGCAGTGAAGAAACTGAAAGAACAAGCTGGTCCTGAactgacaagaaaacaaaaacgcaatCGCAAGAAGAACTCCAGCAAAAAGAATAAATATAAACATCTGGCGCTCAACAATAAATCTAGTGCACAAGGAAACGGGGCAAGCACTAGTTTATGCACCGCTGCTGATGACAAAGACCTGAACATGAAACAGTCAGCAGTTGAACCTGTTACAAAATTGGTAACTCAGGCAGACTTGTCAATGGCTGCCTCCTCAGAGAGGCCAGCATCTGCAGAACAGAAAGTACCAAAGAGTCAGGGGTCTGTCAGTTCAGCTGAAACACCAGAAGcttccccaaaaagaaaaaagaaaagaaaatcaaaacttCAGAAAGTAAAAGAGTCAAAGAAATATACTAATCTCAGCAGCCACACTGTAACACGGAACATCcctgaaagtgatgatgatgctgatgatgatgatgctgatgatgatgatagtgttcaAGAAACATCTGATATTGAAAACAATGACAGTCATGACAGACTCAGAGCTGTGGATAGAAGTGAACCCACAGAAACAGTCAGCAGCAGTTCACAGAAAGAACGTTCTTCCAACAAACCCAAAGCAGCATCAGCTTTGGACAAGGCTCGTGAGAAGCTGAATGCAGCCCGATTCCGATTCCTGAATGAACAGCTGTACACAAGCACTGGAGCAGAGGCCTTTAAATTGTTCCATGAGGACCCAGAAGCATTCCAGGTCTACCATCAGGGGTTCCAGCATCAGGTGACCCAGTGGCCTGTCAATCCTCTAGATGTCATCATCAAACAGATCCGCCAGAT GCCAGAGACTACAGTTGTGGCAGATTTTGGTTGTGGGGATGCTCGTCTTTCAGAAAGTCTGCCCCAGAATGTTGTGCACTCTTTTGACCTGGTTTCTACCAAACCCTGTGTCACTGCCTGTGATATTGCTAAG GTTCCCCTTGAGAAGAGCAGTGTGAACGTtgcagtgttctgtctgtctttgatggGCACCAACCTCTCCGACTATCTTTGCGAAGCCAACAGAGTACTCCTGAAGGG GGGTCAGTTAAAAATCTCGGAGGTTGTCAGCCGTTTCTTCAGCATTGGCAGATTTGTGAAGAATGTTGAATCTCTGGGCTTTCAGCTTCAGAAGAAA